One genomic region from Planctomycetaceae bacterium encodes:
- a CDS encoding ATP-binding domain-containing protein codes for MNNEWWLNLTKLDAEQGGILNLPLDQDHLILGPPGSGKTNLLLLRANYVSKVTPNILVVVLGRTLREFLARGSDQYNFDVDKLKTSSRCFYDLLREYGHAAPDVDVPFDQVRRELVERARALRASLDYPPYDAIFLDEAQDFLPEEIDVFRSLSSRIFAVADSRQQLYTGGSGVSSLQSACVVHRLRYHYRNGVQICRIADSIGKGMASYEKTLPTCRYPEDSLPSFFEWKELDFDGQVATIVKQLQIQTKAFPGEMLAVICPRNSDVDRMGEALSKTAIAGMFVKQSSGEGYSTFDVNIPICLTTMHGCKGLEFRAVHGAMMESLKRFPLQRNLIFTLATRAKTSLAIYGDPIPPFVKSAILSVSPPESLPSINLAFGGEE; via the coding sequence ATGAATAATGAGTGGTGGCTCAACTTAACAAAGCTAGATGCTGAGCAAGGCGGTATACTTAACTTACCACTAGACCAGGACCATTTGATACTTGGACCGCCTGGCAGTGGGAAGACAAATCTACTGCTGCTGCGTGCCAACTACGTCTCAAAAGTCACTCCCAATATTCTCGTCGTAGTGCTTGGAAGAACGCTGCGCGAGTTTCTTGCTCGCGGATCCGATCAATACAATTTTGACGTCGACAAACTAAAGACAAGCTCGAGATGTTTTTACGATCTTCTTAGAGAGTATGGGCACGCAGCTCCAGACGTCGATGTCCCTTTCGATCAAGTTAGGCGAGAACTCGTTGAGAGAGCCCGCGCACTACGAGCAAGCTTGGATTATCCACCTTACGATGCAATTTTCCTTGATGAGGCACAAGACTTTTTACCGGAAGAGATCGATGTGTTTCGAAGCTTGTCGAGCCGAATCTTTGCAGTTGCGGATTCACGGCAACAGCTTTACACGGGTGGTTCAGGCGTCTCAAGTTTGCAATCGGCATGTGTTGTCCACCGACTTCGTTACCACTATCGAAACGGAGTCCAGATATGCCGGATAGCAGATTCAATTGGCAAAGGTATGGCTTCCTACGAAAAGACGCTTCCTACCTGCAGGTATCCAGAGGACAGCTTACCAAGTTTCTTCGAATGGAAAGAACTAGATTTCGATGGGCAAGTTGCGACCATAGTGAAACAGCTCCAAATCCAAACTAAAGCATTTCCGGGTGAAATGCTTGCAGTAATTTGCCCTCGAAACTCCGATGTCGACCGCATGGGCGAAGCATTGTCGAAGACGGCGATTGCAGGGATGTTTGTTAAACAATCGTCGGGTGAAGGTTACTCAACGTTCGACGTCAATATTCCAATTTGCTTAACGACTATGCATGGTTGTAAAGGACTTGAATTTCGAGCGGTACATGGTGCGATGATGGAATCTTTAAAGCGTTTTCCTCTGCAACGCAATCTAATCTTCACACTTGCAACACGAGCTAAGACGTCATTGGCAATCTATGGTGATCCCATACCACCATTTGTAAAGAGTGCCATTCTCTCAGTCTCTCCGCCAGAATCTCTGCCCTCAATCAATCTGGCATTTGGGGGTGAGGAATAA
- a CDS encoding helix-turn-helix transcriptional regulator translates to MTLGQKLRELRKAKRLSLRELASRVDVGFTYLSKIENHKLEDGHSPSEKLLHLLAIELGGDEEELLLLAEKVPEPIRRRVIARPDAFRRLAELSDRKLDRVLASLD, encoded by the coding sequence ATGACGCTTGGACAGAAACTGCGAGAGCTTCGAAAAGCAAAGCGGCTCTCGCTGCGTGAACTGGCTTCCCGCGTGGACGTCGGCTTCACGTACCTTTCGAAGATCGAGAACCACAAACTCGAAGATGGCCACAGCCCATCGGAAAAGCTGCTCCATCTGCTGGCCATCGAGCTTGGCGGAGATGAAGAGGAGTTGCTCCTTCTGGCCGAGAAGGTCCCCGAACCCATCCGCCGTCGCGTTATCGCTCGCCCAGACGCTTTCCGACGCCTCGCGGAACTCTCTGATCGAAAGCTGGATCGGGTTCTTGCCAGCCTGGACTGA
- a CDS encoding 7-cyano-7-deazaguanine synthase, translated as MTNKVAVVCGKAKVSDFVTADCDSAIRLHQYGLEDDFRVTLGIEGLRGSMYKDVPARLHDFLDIATYVYIADQCVKRGVNEVETFGTTWHRRFKFVVPVKDLEFWDSEATKATLQDCLSFLSDDTYEFVFTRVTDRPLFQAFLNNLNDGGELFGSPDQVMLYSGGLDSLAGVIDEAVNQKRRVLLVNHRSTQKIDKKYAILAAQLEAKCKSNPPQHMRVTVHKKKWMNAEYTQRARSFLYAALAGVVAKQIGHTSIRFYENGVISLNLPISAEVVGGKATRTTHPRVLHSFSQLLSLINDTNFVVENPFDWRTKTEVVDLIVKSGCQDLVKHSISCTHTWEMTNDHSHCGTCSQCIDRRFAIIAAKAEQFDELSNYKVDVFTQSRSTEQKVGADKTLYASYIERSNQVRKIETVAHLIRKYPELTRAIPFIRGDAGAVAQRCLDLYKKHAADVNSVVDEKLAEYKVAIRERTIAVDSMLRIVYESNLPTSFSLDNIDGGKLAPYSFRKQGYSWRFRFADSEDVHLLPAVGANYLHQLLLSPGTPRSIIEIVCGVCLSECGEYFEAKEAMDSGLSLGPNPLFKAVDKVSDWTALGEYKRQLIDLRNDQERAREENDSVKLQQCENDIVFIAGKIREAMGVGGKLKSVADKRKNVRDAFRNNINRFIEKQIEPSSPSCASHLRASLQFGMMSVYQPVDPIVWDLRPFGSSD; from the coding sequence ATGACCAATAAAGTGGCCGTAGTTTGCGGCAAAGCTAAGGTGAGCGATTTCGTTACTGCTGACTGCGATAGCGCGATTCGCCTGCATCAGTATGGCCTTGAGGATGACTTTAGAGTCACTCTCGGAATCGAGGGTCTGCGTGGTTCAATGTACAAGGACGTTCCCGCTCGCCTTCACGATTTTCTCGACATCGCAACCTATGTTTACATCGCAGACCAATGCGTAAAGAGAGGTGTCAATGAAGTTGAAACTTTTGGCACCACGTGGCATCGTCGTTTCAAATTCGTGGTCCCCGTGAAGGATTTGGAGTTTTGGGATTCGGAGGCTACGAAAGCAACGCTCCAGGACTGCCTTTCGTTTCTATCAGACGATACGTACGAGTTTGTTTTCACACGAGTTACTGACCGCCCTCTGTTTCAGGCATTTCTGAATAACCTGAATGATGGTGGCGAGCTTTTCGGTTCTCCTGACCAAGTGATGCTCTACTCGGGAGGACTTGATTCTCTTGCTGGAGTGATTGACGAAGCGGTCAATCAGAAGCGAAGGGTGCTTTTGGTCAACCATCGTTCGACACAGAAGATAGACAAGAAATACGCTATATTGGCGGCACAGCTTGAGGCAAAGTGCAAGTCCAATCCTCCGCAGCACATGAGAGTTACTGTCCACAAGAAGAAGTGGATGAATGCGGAGTATACGCAGCGAGCACGATCTTTTCTTTACGCCGCTCTGGCTGGCGTAGTTGCCAAACAGATTGGACATACTTCAATTCGCTTTTACGAAAATGGAGTCATTAGCCTCAATTTGCCCATTTCTGCTGAAGTGGTTGGCGGAAAAGCAACACGAACCACCCACCCTCGCGTACTACACAGTTTTTCGCAGCTGTTGTCGTTAATTAACGACACAAACTTTGTTGTAGAGAATCCTTTTGATTGGCGCACGAAAACGGAAGTTGTCGACCTCATTGTGAAGTCAGGTTGCCAAGACTTAGTCAAGCACTCCATCAGTTGTACACATACGTGGGAAATGACTAATGATCATTCTCACTGTGGGACTTGTTCGCAATGCATTGATCGACGGTTTGCGATCATTGCCGCGAAGGCAGAACAGTTCGATGAACTTTCGAACTACAAGGTTGACGTGTTCACACAGTCACGATCAACAGAGCAGAAGGTCGGGGCTGATAAGACGTTATATGCAAGCTACATCGAGCGATCAAATCAAGTCAGGAAGATTGAGACGGTAGCCCACCTTATTCGCAAGTATCCAGAGCTCACCAGAGCTATTCCGTTTATAAGAGGTGACGCTGGCGCGGTTGCTCAGCGATGTCTTGACCTTTACAAAAAGCATGCGGCGGATGTCAATTCTGTCGTAGATGAAAAGCTTGCAGAGTACAAAGTCGCAATTCGAGAGCGAACCATCGCGGTAGACTCAATGCTTAGGATCGTATACGAGTCCAATCTTCCAACCTCGTTTTCACTCGACAACATTGATGGTGGAAAATTGGCTCCCTACTCATTCCGAAAGCAGGGATATTCTTGGCGGTTTCGTTTTGCCGATAGTGAAGATGTCCATTTGTTGCCAGCTGTAGGGGCTAATTACCTACATCAATTGCTCCTATCTCCGGGAACGCCTCGTTCGATTATCGAGATTGTTTGTGGAGTATGTTTGTCCGAGTGTGGCGAGTACTTTGAGGCGAAAGAGGCTATGGATTCTGGACTCAGTCTAGGGCCGAATCCTTTATTCAAAGCCGTTGACAAGGTTTCTGACTGGACGGCGCTTGGCGAGTACAAACGACAATTGATCGATCTGCGTAATGACCAAGAAAGGGCTCGCGAAGAAAACGACTCGGTAAAGTTGCAACAGTGCGAAAACGACATCGTTTTCATCGCAGGAAAAATCAGGGAAGCTATGGGAGTGGGTGGCAAGTTGAAGTCTGTAGCAGACAAACGCAAAAATGTCCGAGATGCGTTTCGAAACAACATCAACAGGTTTATCGAGAAGCAAATTGAGCCATCCAGTCCATCCTGCGCTTCGCACCTTAGAGCGAGCTTGCAGTTTGGCATGATGAGCGTTTATCAACCTGTTGACCCGATAGTTTGGGACCTGAGGCCATTCGGTTCGAGCGATTAA
- a CDS encoding recombinase family protein: MVDSPVAIWIVRALKQLLADIEAGKVNCVVVYKVDRLSRSLMDFARMLEVFERNQVAFVSVTQQFNTTNSMGRLMLNVLLSFAQFERELISERTRDKIAAARAKANGLVACRCLATTSSRKVASFESMRSRLTESGRSTICTWNASRSWRRLPNSIAVAGTTSHGKQKGNAPGRLAVHQSDAVPAPDQCDLHRQAWLQRRSERRRA; encoded by the coding sequence ATGGTGGATTCACCGGTGGCAATATGGATCGTCCGGGCGCTCAAGCAATTGCTGGCGGACATCGAAGCCGGCAAGGTGAATTGCGTGGTCGTCTACAAGGTCGATCGACTGAGCCGCTCGCTGATGGACTTCGCTCGCATGCTCGAGGTCTTCGAACGCAATCAGGTTGCCTTCGTCAGCGTAACGCAGCAATTCAATACGACCAACTCGATGGGGCGGCTGATGCTCAACGTGCTGCTGTCGTTTGCCCAGTTCGAACGCGAGCTGATCTCGGAGAGAACGCGTGACAAGATCGCTGCGGCGCGCGCAAAGGCAAATGGTCTGGTGGCATGCCGCTGCTTGGCTACGACATCGAGCCGCAAGGTGGCAAGCTTCGAATCAATGAGGTCGAGGCTAACAGAGTCAGGGCGATCTACGATCTGTACTTGGAATGCGAGTCGATCATGGCGACGATTGCCGAACTCGATAGCCGTGGCTGGAACAACAAGTCATGGAAAACAAAAAGGGAACGCTCCGGGGCGGCTCGCCGTTCACCAAAGCGACGCTGTTCCGGCTCCTGACCAATGTGACCTACATCGGCAAGCTTGGCTACAAAGACGAAGTGAACGAAGGAGAGCATGA
- a CDS encoding site-specific DNA-methyltransferase: MPTLNWIGKEAVVDHHRHIPTRLLECDPKLSFGDPDAENLLVEGDNLEALKALLPRYRGQVKCIYIDPPYNTGNENWIYNDNVNDSRIKKWLGQVVGKEAEDLCRHDKWLCMMYPRLALLREFLTDDGSIFVSIDDNEVQHLRGLMDEVFGQSNFITTVIWQKVYSPKNSARHFSEDHDYIVVYAKNSNLFVPNLIARTAEQDAAYRNPDDDPRGVWKTSDLSARNFYSEGTYPIECPAGRKIEGPPRGRYWSISKTKLLELDADKRIWWGQNRDSIPQLKRFLSEVKQGRVPQTLWPYTEVGHTQAAKKELIAICDFESSDDVFITPKPTQLIQRVLEIAADNDSIILDSFAGSGTTGQAVVAANKLDGGTRRCVLVEVLPQVAGAVTRQRLKRVCEGYESTSGIAIEGLGSGFRYCKLGRTLLDEFGDINGDVPFTDLARYVYLLETGVPVPKRPKKDCPLLGVHQGRAIYLLYNGVLGDRRPAGGNVLTNSVLAGLPPHPEGKGSRVIFGEATRLSESTLARENIVFRQIPYSLRES, translated from the coding sequence ATGCCAACACTCAACTGGATCGGCAAAGAAGCTGTCGTTGATCATCATCGGCACATCCCTACTCGCTTGCTGGAATGCGACCCCAAGCTTTCGTTTGGAGACCCAGATGCCGAGAACCTGCTCGTTGAAGGGGACAACCTCGAAGCGCTGAAGGCTTTGTTACCTCGGTACCGAGGACAAGTGAAGTGTATCTACATCGACCCACCATACAACACAGGCAACGAGAACTGGATCTACAACGACAACGTTAACGATTCGCGAATCAAGAAGTGGCTCGGGCAAGTTGTCGGTAAGGAAGCGGAAGACTTGTGCCGCCATGACAAGTGGCTGTGCATGATGTATCCAAGATTGGCATTGTTACGAGAATTCCTAACTGACGATGGTTCGATATTTGTGTCAATCGACGACAATGAAGTTCAGCATCTTCGTGGTTTGATGGATGAGGTATTTGGTCAATCGAACTTCATTACGACAGTTATCTGGCAGAAGGTCTACTCGCCTAAGAATTCGGCACGGCATTTTTCCGAGGACCACGACTACATAGTGGTCTATGCAAAGAATAGCAATCTATTTGTTCCAAATCTAATTGCTCGCACTGCCGAACAAGATGCCGCTTACAGAAACCCGGATGATGACCCCCGAGGAGTTTGGAAGACTAGCGACTTATCTGCACGGAATTTTTACAGCGAGGGTACCTATCCGATTGAATGCCCTGCTGGACGAAAAATCGAAGGTCCACCAAGGGGTCGATATTGGTCTATTTCAAAAACGAAGCTGCTAGAGCTTGATGCGGATAAGAGAATTTGGTGGGGGCAGAATCGAGATAGTATACCGCAACTGAAGCGATTCTTGAGCGAGGTCAAGCAAGGGCGTGTGCCGCAAACGTTGTGGCCTTATACGGAAGTCGGCCATACTCAAGCAGCCAAGAAGGAGCTGATTGCAATTTGCGATTTCGAATCCTCCGACGACGTTTTCATCACGCCCAAACCAACGCAGTTAATCCAGCGTGTTTTAGAAATCGCTGCTGATAACGACTCAATAATTCTCGATTCGTTCGCTGGTAGTGGTACGACAGGGCAAGCCGTCGTTGCAGCGAACAAGCTTGACGGGGGTACTCGAAGGTGCGTATTGGTTGAGGTATTGCCGCAAGTTGCGGGCGCGGTGACAAGGCAGCGACTAAAACGAGTTTGCGAAGGCTACGAAAGCACCTCAGGCATCGCTATTGAAGGCCTTGGCTCCGGATTCCGCTATTGCAAACTCGGTCGCACGCTGCTCGATGAGTTCGGTGACATCAATGGCGATGTTCCCTTCACCGACTTAGCTCGCTATGTGTATTTGTTGGAGACAGGCGTACCGGTACCGAAACGCCCGAAGAAAGATTGTCCGTTGCTGGGCGTCCATCAAGGGCGTGCGATCTACTTACTCTACAACGGCGTGCTAGGTGATCGTCGCCCCGCTGGCGGCAACGTGTTGACCAACAGTGTGTTGGCTGGGTTGCCTCCCCACCCAGAAGGAAAAGGCAGCAGGGTCATCTTCGGCGAAGCAACGCGACTCAGCGAATCAACTCTAGCTCGAGAGAACATCGTCTTTCGGCAAATCCCCTATTCATTGCGCGAAAGCTAG
- a CDS encoding DUF2924 domain-containing protein — translation MQIDIDKEVALLQRMTVGQLREKFEETWGEPTNTRNKQWLIKRIAWKMQANIEGDISQRARRRAAELARGTDIRTTAPKAIKPAPKPAGDTMTGFVQPEEDNRLPPPRSEIERVYKGEKFVVLVLENGFEYEGAIYKTLQRCGQEDYGPALQRIPLLQAQQKRR, via the coding sequence ATGCAAATCGACATCGACAAAGAGGTCGCTCTGCTCCAACGCATGACGGTTGGGCAGCTGCGAGAGAAATTCGAAGAGACGTGGGGCGAGCCAACCAACACGCGCAACAAACAATGGCTCATCAAACGTATCGCTTGGAAGATGCAGGCCAATATCGAAGGCGACATCTCACAGCGGGCCAGGCGTCGCGCCGCAGAACTCGCTCGCGGCACCGACATCCGTACGACCGCGCCCAAAGCCATCAAGCCAGCCCCGAAGCCAGCCGGCGACACCATGACGGGATTCGTCCAACCGGAAGAAGACAATCGTCTCCCGCCGCCGAGATCAGAGATCGAGCGAGTCTACAAAGGCGAGAAGTTCGTGGTGCTCGTTCTGGAGAACGGCTTCGAATATGAGGGGGCGATCTACAAGACGCTGCAGCGCTGTGGCCAAGAAGATTACGGGCCAGCACTGCAACGGATACCACTTCTTCAAGCTCAACAAAAAAGGCGGTGA
- a CDS encoding serine/threonine-protein kinase — protein MLMTDDLAQRIAKDFEGEELDGFTIEGLHAKGGTSVVLVGSNGHKHAAIKIYARELFQKSDAEKERIERQVEKRHLIHPNLVKTYCAGVHLGYHYLTMEFVEAPTLEEVVQDLPREKIRTVIQQIAAAALFMHADMQQVHRDIKPANVAVRMDDFNVTLLDLGLVRPVSGETITDQGSVHIKGTKEYAPPELLDNLVQLDEQGWLAVTFYQLGATLYEMLTLKPPFAEFQGDALLRAIREVPPIIDSTDAPADLVKLSLDCMHKDPLQRLALVNWDRFLNTPTVGDQLTQLEELLGALHRADTAKLNFPQGAVSQHRLKRTLTEIAHEVELAIRSFMSGKELVFPNYTIARREDLESDTTSMLVVEIEYGTPQKPISVCSVISTKITDASSRSCVCSLSTAVGQPLSRTDELRFRSFYEGVFVLEQFSISVREELARDLMQILRHSNE, from the coding sequence ATGTTAATGACGGATGATCTAGCTCAGCGAATTGCGAAGGATTTCGAAGGCGAAGAGCTTGACGGTTTCACCATTGAGGGACTCCATGCCAAGGGTGGTACAAGCGTGGTCCTGGTTGGTTCAAATGGCCACAAACACGCTGCGATCAAAATCTATGCTCGAGAGTTGTTCCAGAAATCGGATGCCGAGAAGGAGCGGATCGAACGGCAGGTCGAAAAGCGGCACCTGATTCACCCCAATCTTGTCAAAACGTATTGCGCGGGCGTGCACCTAGGCTATCACTATTTGACAATGGAGTTCGTTGAAGCCCCAACATTAGAAGAAGTTGTGCAAGATTTGCCGCGTGAGAAGATTCGTACAGTAATTCAACAGATCGCTGCGGCCGCGCTCTTCATGCACGCCGATATGCAACAGGTCCATAGAGACATCAAGCCTGCCAATGTTGCTGTCAGAATGGATGATTTTAATGTTACGCTCCTCGATCTAGGTTTAGTTCGTCCTGTAAGTGGCGAGACAATCACCGATCAAGGTTCCGTCCATATTAAAGGTACGAAAGAATATGCTCCACCTGAACTACTGGACAACTTGGTGCAATTAGATGAACAAGGCTGGCTTGCTGTAACGTTCTACCAACTAGGCGCAACGCTTTATGAGATGTTAACTCTGAAGCCCCCGTTTGCGGAATTTCAAGGCGATGCATTGCTAAGAGCGATTCGTGAAGTTCCACCAATCATTGACTCTACCGATGCACCAGCGGATCTCGTTAAACTCTCCCTAGATTGTATGCACAAGGACCCACTTCAACGCCTTGCCCTCGTGAACTGGGATCGATTTCTTAACACTCCTACCGTTGGTGATCAGCTGACACAGCTAGAAGAGCTTTTAGGAGCTTTGCATAGAGCAGACACCGCAAAATTGAACTTTCCACAGGGAGCTGTGTCGCAACACCGTCTAAAACGAACATTAACAGAGATTGCACATGAAGTCGAGCTAGCCATCCGGTCCTTCATGTCAGGAAAAGAACTAGTGTTCCCCAACTACACGATCGCACGACGTGAAGATTTGGAATCGGATACAACGTCGATGTTGGTTGTCGAAATTGAGTATGGAACTCCTCAAAAACCAATTTCAGTATGTTCGGTCATATCGACAAAAATAACTGACGCAAGTTCAAGGTCTTGTGTTTGCTCTTTGTCCACCGCCGTCGGTCAACCCCTATCGCGAACCGACGAACTGCGATTCAGATCGTTCTACGAAGGCGTTTTTGTTCTCGAGCAATTCTCGATTTCTGTGCGGGAAGAGTTAGCGAGGGACTTAATGCAAATACTGAGGCATTCTAATGAATAA
- a CDS encoding DEAD/DEAH box helicase family protein, translating into MWRLALKQYQTESLSILRNYAAAVREKSLLGVHRPEHDAFAEFTERDYLSTPGFGGVPYVCLRIPTGGGKTLLGAHAVGVIGRSLLATDRPAVLWITPSTTIRDQTLRGLKNPNHPYRAAIEEELGAAIEVMTLEEALTRPQFVRPGGPAIVIVTTIQSYRIRDDRSGEELDATRRIYRDNGYMKEPLENLPAAVVQDLQRDESGLIQLSLANALRVRQPIVVMDEAHNARTPVSFESLMRFGPSFVLELTATPEQTHDPSHRTTPKYASNVLHSVSALALKNEGMIKLPVELENRSDWLEVLAATKHRREELEFLADLEHRDNGVQPIRPIALIQAQPNSKTKEMHTVDAVKKALIEKLEVPESDVKICTGSVDEIGDTDLMALQCPIRYIITVDKLREGWDCPWAYVLGSIGNTATATAVEQLIGRILRMPNACPTNVPALDRAYAFVLSDNVVQTAMQLRDRMVETCGFDERSAADALRVKVNAAQQGLGFSRIPMTAPPATDKLTPTLANKIRWEPESSTLVLEDLPTPTELHQLQNAVNTEQDKKAIDDYWELEKPAGITPKLPGQFAVPFIVPRLSVKTDERRRLLEPIELDQFDWDLNKCDVSIPESEFASDIKIGNSATIDIESRGGNEAGLVSRVGSEVRLRQLELIREDDDWSEVNLVRWIDREIHRGDSLQGLPLRFSQPWLLRVIQALVQKRGIPLSMLVRRRHELAEVIRVKITDHGRLQLRKATEMLIKDDPESITTDRDFAVHVEEFRYNPTREYSGGHKFKKHAFDLIGDMNKKELETATIIDSHPNVKRWLRNLDHESHGGFWLPKSPGKFFPDFIVELLDGTIVIVEYKNAKLASNPDEQHKRDIGELWAQRSPDGYRFAWVVEGDWTCLSKKLEAL; encoded by the coding sequence ATGTGGCGATTGGCCCTCAAACAATACCAGACTGAATCTCTCTCGATTCTTCGTAACTATGCCGCTGCCGTGCGCGAGAAATCGCTGCTTGGCGTTCACCGCCCAGAGCATGACGCGTTTGCCGAATTCACCGAGCGAGACTATCTATCGACGCCAGGGTTCGGCGGTGTGCCTTACGTTTGTTTGCGAATACCGACCGGTGGCGGAAAGACACTCCTGGGCGCTCATGCCGTCGGTGTCATCGGCCGAAGCTTGCTTGCAACCGACCGGCCAGCCGTTCTTTGGATCACTCCGAGCACAACGATTCGTGACCAGACCCTTCGAGGTCTGAAGAATCCCAACCATCCTTATCGCGCGGCCATTGAGGAAGAGCTGGGAGCTGCGATTGAAGTCATGACGCTTGAAGAGGCGCTGACTCGTCCGCAGTTTGTCCGTCCTGGTGGTCCTGCCATCGTAATCGTGACGACGATTCAGTCCTACAGGATACGCGACGACCGCAGTGGCGAAGAGTTGGATGCGACTCGTCGAATTTATCGAGACAACGGCTACATGAAGGAGCCATTGGAGAATTTGCCAGCGGCTGTGGTTCAAGATCTACAGAGGGATGAGTCTGGTCTGATTCAACTGTCACTGGCGAATGCGCTTAGAGTTCGACAGCCTATTGTTGTGATGGATGAAGCACATAACGCGCGAACGCCGGTCTCCTTTGAATCGTTAATGCGGTTTGGGCCGTCGTTTGTACTTGAGCTGACGGCCACCCCAGAACAAACACACGACCCATCACATCGCACTACTCCAAAGTACGCGAGCAACGTTCTGCACAGCGTCAGTGCATTGGCCCTCAAGAACGAAGGCATGATCAAGCTGCCTGTCGAGCTTGAGAATCGCTCTGACTGGCTCGAAGTTCTTGCTGCTACCAAGCATCGCCGCGAAGAACTTGAATTTCTCGCTGATCTTGAACATCGAGATAACGGCGTCCAGCCCATTCGACCAATCGCACTGATTCAGGCTCAGCCTAACTCCAAAACCAAAGAGATGCACACGGTTGACGCTGTGAAGAAGGCGTTGATTGAGAAACTTGAGGTGCCTGAATCCGACGTAAAGATCTGCACAGGTAGTGTCGATGAGATCGGTGACACGGATCTCATGGCGTTGCAGTGTCCCATTCGTTACATCATTACCGTTGACAAGCTGCGCGAAGGCTGGGACTGCCCTTGGGCCTACGTTTTAGGTTCAATTGGAAATACGGCTACCGCAACGGCGGTCGAACAGTTGATCGGTCGAATTCTGCGAATGCCGAACGCTTGTCCAACGAACGTGCCAGCCCTCGATCGAGCCTATGCGTTTGTGTTGAGCGACAATGTCGTGCAGACGGCGATGCAACTACGCGATCGGATGGTTGAGACCTGTGGATTCGACGAACGCTCCGCGGCGGACGCATTGCGAGTGAAGGTGAATGCAGCTCAACAAGGACTTGGTTTCAGCCGCATCCCAATGACAGCTCCTCCAGCAACGGACAAGCTCACGCCAACCTTAGCTAATAAGATTCGATGGGAACCTGAATCGAGCACCTTGGTACTTGAGGACTTGCCTACACCCACAGAACTTCACCAGCTTCAAAACGCAGTTAATACTGAGCAAGATAAAAAGGCGATCGATGATTACTGGGAGCTGGAAAAACCTGCAGGGATAACACCCAAGTTGCCAGGCCAGTTCGCAGTACCATTCATTGTCCCACGCTTGAGCGTAAAGACTGATGAGCGCCGACGCTTGCTTGAGCCAATCGAGCTCGACCAATTTGACTGGGATCTCAATAAGTGCGACGTTTCCATCCCGGAAAGTGAATTCGCATCCGACATCAAGATCGGTAACTCTGCCACCATCGACATAGAATCTCGCGGTGGAAATGAAGCCGGACTGGTCTCGCGAGTTGGTAGCGAAGTACGGCTCCGTCAGCTTGAGCTCATTCGTGAGGACGATGATTGGTCAGAAGTGAACCTGGTTCGCTGGATTGACCGCGAGATTCATCGGGGCGATTCGCTGCAGGGACTGCCACTCCGTTTCAGCCAACCTTGGCTTTTGCGCGTCATCCAGGCATTGGTCCAGAAACGCGGTATTCCGCTGTCGATGTTGGTCCGTCGACGCCACGAATTAGCCGAAGTGATTCGCGTCAAAATCACAGACCATGGTCGCTTACAGTTACGCAAGGCGACCGAGATGCTGATCAAGGATGATCCTGAGTCAATCACAACGGACAGAGACTTTGCCGTTCATGTGGAAGAGTTTCGCTACAACCCAACTCGCGAATACTCCGGCGGCCACAAGTTCAAGAAGCACGCCTTTGACCTGATTGGCGACATGAACAAAAAGGAGCTCGAGACGGCGACGATCATCGACTCGCATCCAAATGTCAAACGCTGGCTGCGTAACCTTGATCACGAGTCACACGGTGGATTCTGGTTGCCAAAATCACCAGGAAAGTTCTTTCCTGACTTCATCGTCGAATTGCTCGATGGAACCATCGTGATCGTCGAATACAAGAACGCGAAGCTGGCGTCCAACCCGGATGAGCAGCACAAGCGCGATATCGGTGAGCTTTGGGCACAACGAAGCCCCGACGGCTATCGATTCGCATGGGTGGTTGAGGGTGATTGGACGTGCCTTTCGAAAAAACTAGAAGCCTTGTGA